A stretch of Acidimicrobiales bacterium DNA encodes these proteins:
- a CDS encoding CaiB/BaiF CoA-transferase family protein: protein MSARRPLEGLRVLDLGTRIAAPFCAGLLGEQGAEVIKIEQPQGGDPLRDLGPFVETDEGPYSLYWAVEGRGRQSVTLDLRTEEGQAIFRDLAAASDVVCENFRPGTLERWNIDPSRLDPRLVTVRISVFGQDGPKSLRPGLDRNGVAYGGLLHLTGEPDRPPVRPGVTVTDYLTGVFAAQAALALLYERDAKGSGVGGVIDAYLYGSALRILEWSIAAYDKLGIVRTRTGNRLEHSAPLDNYPSKDGRYVCIVAAAQNNFERLCAAMQRPDLLTDDRYATPQARAANNAAINQVVTDWAAELTAAEIEARCVAEDVPVGTAYDAADLSSDEHVLARGDILTVDDPVIGSVRQQAPFPRLAGEPHPQPTGAPRLGADTDRVLREVLGYDADRLADLRERAVI from the coding sequence GTGAGCGCACGACGACCACTCGAAGGCCTCCGGGTCCTCGATCTGGGGACCCGGATCGCGGCGCCGTTCTGTGCCGGGTTGCTCGGCGAGCAGGGCGCCGAGGTGATCAAGATCGAGCAGCCCCAGGGTGGCGACCCGCTCCGGGACCTGGGTCCGTTCGTGGAGACCGATGAGGGTCCGTACTCGCTGTACTGGGCGGTCGAGGGCCGCGGCCGCCAGTCGGTCACCCTCGACCTCCGCACCGAGGAGGGCCAGGCGATCTTCCGCGATCTCGCCGCCGCGTCCGACGTCGTGTGCGAGAACTTCCGCCCCGGCACGCTCGAACGTTGGAACATCGATCCTTCCCGACTCGACCCGCGGCTCGTCACCGTGCGCATCAGCGTGTTCGGCCAGGACGGCCCCAAGTCGCTGCGCCCCGGTCTCGATCGCAACGGTGTCGCCTACGGCGGCCTGCTCCACCTCACCGGCGAACCGGATCGACCCCCGGTCCGGCCCGGCGTGACGGTCACCGACTACCTCACGGGCGTGTTCGCCGCTCAGGCCGCGCTGGCGCTCCTCTACGAGCGCGACGCCAAAGGGTCCGGCGTGGGCGGCGTCATCGACGCGTACCTCTACGGCTCGGCGCTGCGCATCCTCGAATGGTCGATCGCCGCCTACGACAAGCTCGGGATCGTCCGCACCCGCACGGGCAACCGGCTCGAGCACTCGGCGCCACTCGACAACTACCCGAGCAAGGACGGTCGCTACGTCTGCATCGTCGCCGCCGCCCAGAACAACTTCGAGCGGCTGTGCGCGGCGATGCAACGACCGGATCTCCTCACGGACGATCGCTACGCCACCCCGCAGGCCCGCGCCGCGAACAACGCGGCGATCAACCAGGTCGTGACCGACTGGGCCGCCGAGCTGACCGCCGCGGAGATCGAGGCGCGCTGTGTGGCCGAGGACGTGCCGGTCGGCACGGCCTACGACGCGGCGGACCTGAGCAGCGACGAGCACGTGCTCGCCCGCGGCGACATCCTCACGGTCGACGACCCGGTGATCGGCTCGGTCCGCCAGCAGGCCCCGTTTCCACGCCTCGCCGGCGAACCCCACCCGCAACCGACTGGCGCGCCCCGGCTCGGCGCCGACACCGATCGGGTGCTGCGCGAGGTCCTCGGATACGACGCCGATCGGCTCGCCGATCTCCGCGAGCGTGCGGTGATCTGA
- a CDS encoding sigma-70 family RNA polymerase sigma factor, whose amino-acid sequence MADPHEPPHPLDRAVVAARSGESTGFDTLYRRLAGPITAFARTRGAADPEGVCNETFLRAFRSIREFEGDGAAFRRWSFSICRNQLIDDHRRRQRRPDEVLAEPPVITQPSAEDAALEQLAGTDVGRILRELTDEQREVIVLRLVADLSLADTAEIVGRPVTAVKRLQARALKRLQSEILRQEVS is encoded by the coding sequence ATGGCCGACCCCCACGAGCCTCCGCACCCGCTCGATCGGGCAGTCGTCGCCGCGCGCTCGGGCGAGTCGACCGGGTTCGACACGCTGTACCGCCGGTTGGCCGGCCCCATCACCGCGTTCGCCCGAACCCGAGGCGCGGCTGACCCCGAGGGCGTGTGCAACGAGACATTCCTGCGCGCGTTCCGGTCGATCCGCGAGTTCGAAGGTGACGGCGCCGCTTTTCGTCGCTGGTCGTTCTCGATCTGTCGCAACCAGCTGATCGACGATCATCGCCGGCGTCAGCGCCGCCCCGACGAGGTCCTCGCCGAGCCGCCGGTCATCACACAACCTTCGGCGGAGGACGCGGCGCTCGAGCAGCTGGCCGGCACCGACGTCGGCCGCATCCTGCGCGAGCTCACGGACGAGCAACGCGAAGTGATCGTCCTTCGCCTCGTGGCCGATCTCTCGCTCGCTGACACCGCCGAGATCGTGGGCCGACCCGTCACCGCCGTGAAACGACTCCAGGCTCGCGCCCTCAAGCGCCTGCAGTCGGAAATTCTTCGCCAGGAGGTCTCCTGA
- a CDS encoding Gfo/Idh/MocA family oxidoreductase yields the protein MTTLRYGIVGTGMMGIEHINNLLHVDGTEITAVADPDDGSRDAAATLAPAAAVYADHTQLIEDDVCDAVVVASPNMTHIDVLRDLLATDLHLLVEKPLCTTVEDCYTVLDLAEGRDALTWVGLEYRYIPQISRLIAEVDAGTVGVPRMVAIREHRFPFLRKVGDWNRFSRNTGGTLVEKTCHFFDLMCRIMPGSPVRVMASGAQDVNHLDESYDGEVPDILDNAFVIVEFDDGGRGMLDLCMFAEATHDQEQLSVVGEKGKVETYVPHPLVRIGRRGEHWMGSVETHEVHDDRVAYEGHHDGSSYLEHLRFRDAILEGTDPEVTLEDGLLSVAIGAAAHRSIDEGRVVELSEFLR from the coding sequence ATGACCACCCTGCGATACGGAATCGTCGGCACCGGGATGATGGGCATCGAGCACATCAACAATCTCCTCCATGTGGACGGCACCGAGATCACGGCCGTCGCCGATCCCGACGACGGCAGTCGCGACGCCGCCGCGACGCTCGCTCCCGCCGCCGCGGTCTATGCCGACCACACGCAACTGATCGAGGACGACGTCTGTGATGCGGTCGTCGTGGCGTCGCCCAACATGACCCACATCGACGTGCTCCGCGATCTCCTCGCGACGGATCTCCACCTCCTCGTCGAGAAGCCGCTGTGCACCACGGTCGAGGACTGCTACACGGTGCTCGACCTGGCCGAGGGACGCGACGCGCTCACCTGGGTCGGCCTCGAGTACCGCTACATCCCGCAGATCTCCAGGCTGATCGCCGAGGTCGACGCCGGGACCGTCGGCGTTCCCCGCATGGTCGCGATCCGCGAGCACCGGTTCCCGTTCCTGCGCAAGGTCGGCGACTGGAACCGCTTCTCCCGCAACACGGGGGGCACGCTCGTCGAGAAGACGTGCCACTTCTTCGACCTCATGTGCCGGATCATGCCCGGCTCGCCCGTGCGGGTCATGGCCAGCGGCGCCCAGGACGTGAACCATCTCGACGAGAGCTACGACGGCGAGGTGCCCGACATCCTCGACAACGCCTTCGTGATCGTGGAGTTCGACGACGGGGGACGGGGCATGCTCGACCTCTGCATGTTCGCCGAGGCGACCCACGACCAGGAGCAGCTGAGCGTCGTCGGTGAGAAGGGCAAGGTGGAGACCTACGTGCCCCACCCGCTCGTGCGCATCGGTCGCCGGGGCGAGCACTGGATGGGGAGCGTCGAGACCCACGAGGTGCACGACGACCGTGTCGCCTACGAGGGGCACCACGACGGCTCGTCGTACCTCGAGCACCTCCGGTTCCGTGACGCGATCCTCGAGGGGACGGATCCGGAGGTCACGCTCGAGGACGGACTGCTCTCCGTCGCGATCGGCGCCGCGGCGCACCGCTCGATCGACGAAGGTCGCGTCGTGGAGTTGTCCGAGTTCCTTCGTTGA
- a CDS encoding aldo/keto reductase → MTDSLINPGPRSLGPFEVGPLAFGCWRLTTDSVDDARALVESALDLGMNLVDNADVYGFDWGGSGFGANEDLLGRVLASAPGLRDRMVLATKGGITPPVPYDSSAAYLEAACDASLARLRTDVIDVYQIHRPDLLTHPAEVAAALAGLREKGKIREVGISNHTPAQHEALAAHLPFPLVSTQPEYSPAVLDPLRDGTFDLCMRDGVVPLAWSPLGGGRLLSGEGVRLELIATLDELAEREGVDRAAICIAFVLAHPSSPVAILGTQTPARLEAATAALGVTLSRADVYRVIQDSEGAPLP, encoded by the coding sequence ATGACGGACTCGCTGATCAACCCCGGCCCCCGATCCCTCGGCCCCTTCGAAGTGGGTCCGCTCGCGTTCGGGTGCTGGCGCCTCACCACCGACTCGGTGGACGACGCCCGCGCTCTCGTCGAGTCCGCCCTCGACCTCGGCATGAACCTCGTCGACAACGCGGACGTCTACGGGTTCGACTGGGGCGGTTCCGGGTTCGGGGCGAACGAGGACCTCCTGGGCCGGGTGCTCGCGTCCGCCCCCGGCCTGCGGGACCGGATGGTCCTCGCCACGAAGGGCGGGATCACGCCGCCGGTCCCCTACGACTCCAGCGCCGCCTACCTCGAGGCCGCGTGCGACGCGAGTCTCGCCCGGCTCCGGACCGACGTGATCGACGTGTACCAGATCCACCGACCGGACCTGCTCACGCATCCGGCGGAGGTCGCCGCCGCGCTCGCGGGCCTTCGGGAGAAGGGCAAGATCCGCGAGGTCGGGATCTCCAACCACACCCCCGCGCAGCACGAGGCGCTCGCTGCCCATCTGCCGTTCCCGCTGGTCTCGACCCAGCCGGAGTACTCGCCGGCGGTGCTCGATCCGCTGCGGGACGGCACGTTCGATCTCTGCATGCGCGACGGCGTGGTCCCACTCGCCTGGAGTCCGCTCGGCGGCGGCCGCCTGCTGTCCGGCGAGGGCGTCCGCCTCGAGCTGATCGCGACCCTCGACGAGCTCGCGGAACGCGAGGGCGTCGACCGCGCCGCGATCTGCATCGCCTTCGTGCTCGCCCATCCGTCCTCACCGGTCGCGATCCTCGGGACACAGACGCCGGCCCGTCTGGAGGCAGCGACGGCGGCGCTCGGAGTCACCCTCAGCCGCGCCGACGTGTACCGCGTGATCCAGGACAGTGAAGGCGCGCCCCTCCCGTGA
- a CDS encoding LLM class flavin-dependent oxidoreductase: MSGARDPVEISWFGALCDDDYEFLGVPEPALASSWDHCRDIVQTADRNGFDNVLLPSGYQLGIDSTAFAAAIATHTEQIHLLLAVRIGEMWLPQLARQLATIDQMAGGRLTINIISSDMPGQSLDSEPRYRRTVEYMHGLRTLLDGGRLEQHGDFVDVDLDPPRIATVNPGCPPMYFGGFSEAAKECAAEAADVFLTWPDTVAAVAETITDMRARAARFDRELRYGLRAHMIVRETEAEARAAADRLVSRLDAETGEAIRQKSLDTASVGVSRQSALREEADDDGYAEANLWTGVGRARSGAGAAIVGDPDQVVAKLRAYQDVGVDAFILSGYTHIAECDLVARHVLPAIDHAPLR, translated from the coding sequence GTGAGCGGCGCGCGTGATCCGGTCGAGATCAGCTGGTTCGGCGCCCTGTGTGACGACGACTACGAGTTCCTGGGTGTACCCGAGCCGGCGCTCGCCAGCTCGTGGGACCACTGCCGCGACATCGTCCAGACGGCGGACCGCAACGGGTTCGACAACGTGCTGCTGCCGTCCGGGTACCAGCTCGGTATCGACTCGACGGCGTTCGCCGCGGCCATTGCGACCCACACCGAGCAGATCCACCTCCTGCTCGCGGTCCGGATCGGCGAGATGTGGCTGCCCCAGCTCGCGCGTCAACTGGCCACGATCGACCAGATGGCCGGCGGGCGGCTGACGATCAACATCATCAGCTCGGACATGCCCGGTCAGTCGCTCGACTCCGAGCCCCGCTACCGCCGCACGGTCGAGTACATGCACGGCCTGCGGACGCTGCTCGACGGCGGCCGCCTGGAGCAGCACGGGGACTTCGTGGACGTCGATCTCGATCCGCCCCGGATCGCGACGGTGAACCCGGGCTGCCCGCCGATGTACTTCGGTGGCTTCTCCGAGGCTGCCAAGGAGTGCGCCGCGGAGGCGGCCGACGTGTTCCTGACCTGGCCCGACACCGTCGCAGCGGTGGCGGAGACGATCACCGACATGCGCGCCCGCGCCGCTCGGTTCGACCGCGAGCTGCGCTACGGCCTGCGGGCCCACATGATCGTGCGCGAGACCGAGGCCGAAGCGAGAGCCGCCGCCGATCGACTCGTCTCGCGGCTCGACGCCGAGACGGGCGAGGCGATCCGTCAGAAGTCACTCGACACGGCATCCGTCGGGGTGTCGCGCCAGTCCGCCCTACGGGAGGAGGCCGACGACGACGGCTACGCCGAGGCGAACCTCTGGACCGGCGTGGGTCGGGCCCGGAGCGGGGCCGGCGCGGCGATCGTGGGCGACCCCGACCAGGTCGTCGCCAAGCTCCGGGCGTACCAGGACGTCGGCGTCGACGCCTTCATCCTCTCCGGCTACACCCACATCGCCGAATGCGACCTCGTCGCCCGCCACGTCCTCCCCGCCATCGACCACGCCCCCCTCCGGTAG
- a CDS encoding steroid 3-ketoacyl-CoA thiolase, with protein MTDVVIVEAVRSAVGKKNGTLGHTHPADLLGPVQMAALERAGIDSSDVDQVVGGCINQIGAQGMNITRTAWLSHGGDENTACSTVDSQCGSSQHAVNLGYSLIASGVEDVVLACGVEVMTMLPVGSNTANGPGRPVSRSYFEHYEFTSQFEGAERMATKYGITRDDTDRFGLESQERAAKAWAEGRFETQIVPIDAVVVDDEGTKTGETVEFARDEVPRDTSLEALANLKPVAREDGIHTAGSSSQISDGAAAVLLMSAEKAAELGLKPKARIAQTALVGCDPVLMLEGPIPATERVLSREGISIDDVDVFEVNEAFAAVVLAWAKTTGADLEKTNPNGGAIALGHPLGGTGCILTTKTLHELERTDGTWGLISMCCGGGLGTGTLIERL; from the coding sequence ATGACCGACGTCGTCATCGTCGAAGCCGTCCGATCCGCCGTGGGCAAGAAGAACGGCACGCTCGGTCACACCCACCCGGCCGACCTGTTGGGGCCCGTGCAGATGGCGGCGCTCGAGCGGGCCGGCATCGACAGCAGCGACGTCGACCAGGTCGTCGGCGGGTGTATCAACCAGATCGGCGCCCAGGGGATGAACATCACCCGCACGGCCTGGCTCAGCCACGGGGGCGACGAGAACACGGCGTGTTCGACCGTCGACTCCCAGTGCGGGTCGAGCCAGCACGCCGTCAATCTCGGCTACTCCCTGATCGCGTCGGGGGTGGAGGACGTGGTGCTCGCCTGCGGCGTCGAGGTGATGACGATGCTGCCGGTCGGGTCCAACACCGCCAACGGGCCGGGGCGCCCGGTCAGCCGGTCCTACTTCGAGCACTACGAGTTCACGTCGCAGTTCGAGGGGGCCGAGCGAATGGCGACGAAGTACGGCATCACCCGCGACGACACCGACCGCTTCGGCCTCGAGTCCCAGGAGCGGGCGGCGAAGGCGTGGGCCGAAGGCCGGTTCGAGACGCAGATCGTGCCGATCGACGCGGTCGTGGTCGACGACGAGGGCACCAAGACCGGCGAGACCGTCGAGTTCGCCCGTGACGAGGTCCCTCGCGACACCAGCCTCGAGGCGCTCGCGAATCTGAAGCCGGTCGCCCGGGAGGACGGCATCCACACCGCCGGCTCGTCGTCACAGATCTCCGACGGCGCCGCCGCGGTGTTGCTGATGTCGGCCGAGAAGGCGGCGGAACTCGGGTTGAAGCCCAAGGCGCGGATCGCTCAGACCGCGCTGGTCGGCTGCGACCCGGTCCTCATGCTGGAGGGGCCGATTCCGGCGACCGAGCGGGTGCTGAGCCGCGAGGGGATCTCGATTGACGACGTGGACGTGTTCGAGGTGAACGAGGCGTTCGCCGCGGTGGTCCTCGCCTGGGCCAAGACCACCGGCGCCGACCTCGAGAAGACGAACCCGAACGGCGGTGCGATCGCCCTCGGTCACCCGCTGGGTGGCACCGGCTGCATCCTCACCACCAAGACACTCCACGAACTCGAGCGCACCGACGGCACCTGGGGCCTCATCTCGATGTGCTGCGGCGGCGGCCTCGGCACCGGCACCCTCATCGAACGCCTCTGA
- a CDS encoding ferritin-like domain-containing protein — MTAVDTPDLPDQQEMDESIKLITDNADRVFSWKYDRERDQLVTLYNRAMASQWDSVNDLDWATEVDPEYLVQTTQKDNATVAMARAAKNLPGSPFANWSEQQFTELSIESLKATLSQFMHGEQGAMMVAAKICETVPWIDAKYYAATQTMDEARHTEVFAKYLQTKLGDPYPMSPFLEEQIQVLVEDSRWDIAYLGMQIIIESLALAAFGQMLRVTEEPLLRKLLRYVLSDEARHVAFGILSLGEFYEGLTEAELKDRQEFMAENTIRNRTRSTTPEIWERMNMNVDEVRPFLMEAAATLDRSYFTTFQAGFFAKLVPNTRRLGLLDANDGLLRRQWGEAGLMEYEFADSTAEDYDTYDAVAQDRAAAG, encoded by the coding sequence ATGACTGCCGTCGACACGCCCGATCTCCCCGACCAGCAGGAGATGGACGAGTCCATCAAGCTCATCACGGACAACGCCGACCGGGTGTTCTCCTGGAAGTACGACCGCGAGCGCGATCAACTCGTGACGCTCTACAACCGGGCGATGGCGTCGCAGTGGGACTCCGTCAACGATCTCGACTGGGCCACCGAGGTGGACCCCGAGTACCTCGTCCAGACGACCCAGAAGGACAATGCGACCGTCGCCATGGCCCGCGCGGCCAAGAACCTTCCCGGTTCACCCTTCGCCAACTGGTCCGAGCAGCAATTCACCGAGCTGTCGATCGAGTCGCTCAAGGCCACGCTCAGCCAGTTCATGCACGGCGAGCAGGGCGCCATGATGGTCGCTGCGAAGATCTGCGAGACCGTGCCGTGGATCGACGCGAAGTACTACGCCGCGACCCAGACGATGGACGAGGCCCGCCACACCGAGGTGTTCGCCAAGTACCTCCAGACGAAGCTCGGTGACCCGTACCCGATGAGCCCGTTCCTGGAGGAACAGATCCAGGTGCTCGTGGAGGACAGCCGCTGGGACATCGCGTATCTCGGCATGCAGATCATCATCGAGTCGCTCGCCCTCGCCGCCTTCGGCCAGATGCTGCGGGTGACCGAGGAACCGCTCCTGCGCAAGCTCCTGCGCTACGTGCTGTCCGACGAAGCCCGCCACGTCGCCTTCGGCATCCTGTCGCTCGGGGAGTTCTACGAGGGCCTGACCGAGGCGGAGCTCAAGGATCGCCAGGAGTTCATGGCGGAGAACACCATCCGCAACCGCACCCGCTCCACCACGCCCGAGATCTGGGAGCGGATGAACATGAACGTCGACGAGGTGCGTCCCTTCCTCATGGAAGCCGCAGCGACGCTCGACCGCTCGTACTTCACGACCTTCCAGGCCGGCTTCTTCGCGAAGCTCGTGCCGAACACCCGCCGCCTCGGCCTGCTCGACGCCAACGACGGTCTGCTGCGCCGCCAGTGGGGCGAGGCCGGGCTGATGGAGTACGAGTTCGCCGACTCGACGGCGGAGGACTACGACACCTACGACGCAGTCGCGCAGGATCGCGCCGCGGCCGGGTGA
- a CDS encoding phytanoyl-CoA dioxygenase family protein, translating into MTAALSPEIIDAFRRDGAAVVRGALSDEWLRLLAAGVEHNRTNPSDWSHWYTRGDEAVGFWTDYVTWPEVEPYRRVAFESGLAEMAGRLMGSETVRFFHEHVLVKEPGAAERTPWHHDQPYYCIDGDQNVSMWIALDPVPDETAMRFIAGSHRWDRWFVPRMFVDSTPYVTDPGDRYELVPDLDAELDDHDVVGFAVEPGDVVCFHYRTLHDAPGNTLASRRRAVSLRWLGDDAVFAERPWPVSPPYEADGLVVGGPLDDDPRFPVVVG; encoded by the coding sequence GTGACTGCAGCCCTTTCCCCGGAGATCATCGACGCGTTTCGCCGCGATGGTGCGGCCGTCGTGCGCGGCGCGCTGTCCGACGAATGGCTCCGGCTCCTCGCCGCCGGGGTGGAACACAACCGCACGAATCCGAGCGACTGGTCGCACTGGTACACGCGCGGTGACGAGGCCGTCGGCTTCTGGACCGACTACGTCACCTGGCCGGAGGTGGAGCCCTACCGCCGCGTCGCGTTCGAGAGCGGCCTCGCGGAGATGGCCGGCCGGTTGATGGGTTCCGAGACCGTTCGCTTCTTCCACGAGCACGTGCTGGTGAAGGAGCCGGGTGCCGCCGAGCGCACTCCCTGGCACCACGACCAGCCGTACTACTGCATCGACGGCGACCAGAACGTCAGCATGTGGATCGCATTGGACCCCGTACCGGACGAGACCGCGATGCGGTTCATCGCCGGGTCCCATCGCTGGGATCGCTGGTTCGTGCCCCGCATGTTCGTGGACTCGACGCCCTACGTCACCGACCCCGGCGATCGCTACGAGCTCGTCCCCGATCTCGATGCCGAGCTCGACGATCACGACGTCGTCGGCTTCGCCGTCGAACCGGGCGACGTCGTCTGCTTCCACTACCGCACGCTGCACGACGCGCCCGGCAACACGCTCGCGTCACGACGCCGGGCCGTCTCGCTGCGTTGGCTCGGTGACGACGCGGTGTTCGCCGAACGGCCGTGGCCGGTGTCGCCGCCCTACGAGGCCGACGGTCTCGTGGTGGGCGGACCGTTGGACGACGACCCCCGGTTCCCGGTCGTCGTCGGCTGA
- a CDS encoding GNAT family N-acetyltransferase, producing MTLLTTSDPRLTLRPLGAGDAEALHAVLAANHDHLSVQGDVFDQDLSVEELAEKLAAKNRFDHWFVLVVDDEIVGRMDLVDLGTRQAVFGYWLAADATGRGYVTTAGRAVLDHARALGIDEIYAGVTLGNTASEAVLRRLGFDLIQTLDDRTRWRRALVDPAPPPEMV from the coding sequence ATGACACTGCTCACGACGTCGGATCCCCGACTGACGCTGCGGCCTCTCGGGGCCGGCGATGCCGAGGCCCTCCATGCCGTGCTCGCCGCGAACCACGACCACCTGTCCGTCCAGGGCGACGTGTTCGATCAGGACCTGAGCGTCGAGGAGCTGGCGGAGAAGCTCGCGGCGAAGAACCGCTTCGACCACTGGTTCGTCCTGGTCGTGGACGACGAGATTGTCGGCCGCATGGATCTCGTGGACCTCGGCACCCGCCAGGCGGTGTTCGGCTACTGGCTCGCCGCAGACGCGACCGGGAGGGGCTACGTGACCACCGCCGGCCGCGCCGTGCTCGACCACGCCCGCGCCCTCGGCATCGACGAGATCTACGCCGGCGTCACGCTCGGCAACACCGCCAGCGAGGCCGTGCTCCGTCGGCTCGGCTTCGATCTCATCCAGACACTGGACGATCGGACCCGTTGGCGGCGCGCGCTCGTGGATCCGGCCCCGCCCCCCGAGATGGTCTGA
- a CDS encoding amidohydrolase family protein, producing the protein MSERYTVISSDCHAGAAIDTYKDYLEAKWHEDFDAWRGAYSNPFRDLQKTNTKRTRNWDNEQRISEQNGQGVVAEVVFPNTVPPFFPTSSLVSRPPTADDYEQRLAGIRAHNRWLAEWCAEHPERRAGIGQIFLNDVDDALDDIRFIAENGLRGGVLIPGAPEDSGLPGLHHSTYEPIWQLCADLDVVMNHHTGSASPDYGDEPAGSVIWIIEQGWFAHRALTHLIIGGVFERHPDLKLVLTEQGAGWVPDAIRMLDMMAMGVRSGKMGELGFDPDQAIPRQPSEYWAENCYVASQIPPMTDEELAAIGVGKIMWGSDYPHDEGCYPNTQAALQRAFHDKDPADVRRILSENAADVYGFDLDALAPLAAEHGPSVELIATAPAA; encoded by the coding sequence ATGAGCGAGCGCTACACCGTCATCTCGAGCGACTGCCACGCCGGGGCCGCGATCGACACCTACAAGGACTATCTCGAAGCCAAGTGGCACGAGGACTTCGATGCGTGGCGCGGCGCGTACAGCAACCCCTTCCGGGATCTGCAGAAGACCAACACCAAGCGCACCCGCAACTGGGACAACGAGCAGCGCATCTCCGAGCAGAACGGGCAGGGTGTCGTCGCCGAGGTCGTGTTCCCCAACACCGTGCCGCCGTTCTTCCCGACGAGCTCCCTCGTTTCGAGACCGCCGACGGCCGACGACTACGAGCAGCGGCTCGCCGGAATCCGAGCCCACAATCGATGGCTGGCCGAGTGGTGTGCCGAGCATCCCGAGCGGCGGGCCGGCATCGGACAGATCTTCCTCAACGACGTCGACGACGCGCTCGACGACATCCGGTTCATCGCCGAGAACGGTCTGCGTGGCGGCGTCCTCATCCCCGGCGCCCCGGAGGACTCCGGACTTCCCGGCCTCCACCACAGCACGTACGAACCGATCTGGCAGCTCTGCGCCGACCTCGACGTCGTGATGAACCACCACACCGGATCGGCCAGCCCGGACTACGGCGACGAACCGGCCGGCAGCGTGATCTGGATCATCGAGCAGGGCTGGTTCGCCCATCGCGCGTTGACCCACCTGATCATCGGCGGCGTGTTCGAACGCCACCCCGACCTGAAGCTGGTGCTCACCGAGCAGGGTGCGGGTTGGGTGCCCGATGCGATCCGCATGCTCGACATGATGGCGATGGGAGTCCGCTCCGGGAAGATGGGCGAGCTGGGTTTCGATCCCGATCAGGCCATTCCCCGCCAGCCGAGCGAGTACTGGGCGGAGAACTGCTATGTCGCGTCACAGATCCCGCCGATGACCGATGAGGAGCTGGCCGCGATCGGCGTCGGCAAGATCATGTGGGGGAGCGACTACCCCCACGACGAGGGGTGCTACCCGAACACCCAGGCGGCGCTGCAACGGGCTTTCCACGACAAGGATCCGGCCGACGTGCGCCGGATCCTGTCGGAGAACGCGGCCGACGTCTATGGCTTCGACCTCGACGCGCTCGCCCCGCTCGCGGCCGAGCACGGCCCGAGCGTGGAGCTGATCGCCACCGCGCCGGCGGCCTGA